A stretch of DNA from Candidatus Zixiibacteriota bacterium:
TTCATCAGCTCAGCTCCGGCAATAAATCCTTCAAATCTTTCTGTTAAACCTTCTTTCTGACGGTGCTTTTTGGCAAAGGGAGACATCTCCACCGGATAATCCAGAATAAATGTCGGCTGGATAAGATTCGGCTGAACTTTTTGTTCAAATATAGACTCTATCACTTTCCCGATGCGGATGGATGAATCGCTCTTAATTCCCAACTCTTGCGCAAATTCCCTCACCTTTTTTTCTTCTTCTCCAGAAAGGTCAACTCCGGTATATTTTTCAATCGACTCCCAGAATGAAATCCTTCTCCAGGGAGGCATCAAATCTATTTCCTCATTCTGAAATTTAATTTTATTTGTTTGAAAAAGCTCCGAGGAGATGAAATTGAAAAGCTTCTCGCATAGCTCCATTATGTCGTTATAATCCGCATAAGCCTGATAAAGCTCTAACATTGTGAACTCAGGATTATGATTCTTATCCATCCCTTCATTTCTGAAATCTTTGCAAACCTCGTATACCTTTTCCAATCCGCCTATTATGAGCCTTTTTAGATAAAGCTCATCTGCAATTCTCAGATATAAATCGATGCCCAGGGCATTATGATGGGTAATGAATGGTCTGGCAAAAGCTCCTCCGTACACCGGCTGTAATACCGGAGTCTCAACTTCCAGGAACCCCTGATCATCCAAGAACTTTCTGATGGAGGATAAAATCTTAGTCCGCTGGATGAAAGTATCCTTTACTTCAGGATTGGCAATCAAATCCAGATATCTCTGCCTGTACCTGAGCTCCTTGTCCTGAAGCCCGTGCCATTTCTCGGGCAGAGGATGAAGCGATTTGGAAAGTAGCTGGAAATTCTCTGCCCGTACGGTTTTCTCACCGGTGCGAGTCTTGAAGACTTTTCCCGTAACCCCGATGAAATCGCCAATGTCAAAAAGCTCGAAAAGCTTATACTTTTCCTCTCCCACTTCATCTGATTTCAGGTATACCTGTATTTTCCCATCTCCATCCAGGATATGGAAAAATGCGCTCTTGCCGTGCGACCGCAGGGAGATTATCCTTCCGCAAACGCTGACTAGAGTGGCTTCTGCTTCTAATTTCTCAAAAATGTCGTAAATCTCTTTCGAGGTATAGGTTCTTTTAAAAACATAAGGATAAGGGTTGATCTTCTTCTCCTGCAGTGCCTTGAGCTTTTCCCGGCGATGCAAGAGCAGTTGGCTTAAATCCTGTTCTGGTTTGGATTGTTCAGACAATTTTTTTCTCCTTTAAACAAAATTTTCTGAGTTAACCTTCTGGCGGAATATAAAGAAAACCCTTTTGGGTGTCAAGGATTTCAAAATACAATGACGGGTGACAAATGACTGATGATAAATAAAAGATGGAAAATGAATGACAAATTTGTTCCCTCTCCTCTCAGGAGAGGGAATGGGTGAGATCAAAAGGATGTAGGGGCGTATTGCAATACGCCCCTACAAAAAAATCGGGAGAAGATCCTACCACAGCGGGATTTCGCTTAGCTCAACGAGCTCTTCCCCTGCGAAAAACTCATTAGAGGTCATCCTGAGCGAAAGCGAAGGATCTGCAGATTCTTCAGTCGTCCATTTGGACTCCCTCAGAATGACATTCTCTTAGCTCCTAATTCCTCACCCAATCTCGAGGCCCCGATAAATCCCGCATTATTTCCTAATTTTGCTTTTACGATTTTTAAATTCTTAGTAGCTGAAGGAAAAGCCCTCGTTTTTATCTCTTTCTCAATCATCTTGAAGAAATTCCTACCCGCAGACAGAGCCACCCCACCACCAACCACCACAATCTCCGGATTAATTAGATTTACGGCACTGGAAAGAGCCGTACCCAGATAATAAGCAGTCTCCTGAATAACCTTTTGAGAAACTTTATCCTTTAACCTCTCAGCCAGAAATAAATCTTTCGCCTTTAATCTATTCAGATTATCCTGAGTAAGTTGATAAAGAATCGAAGCACTGTTTTTTTTCAGAAGCTCCTTTGCCCTTTTTATCATAGCAGGCTCAGAGGCATACATCTCCACACATCCATAATTTCCGCAGTGACATCTGACCCCATCATAGCAGATAGTCGTATGCCCAAACTCAGGTCCCACAAAAGAGGATCCGCGAAAAAGCTTTCCCTTGAGGATTATACCGCTTCCTATTCCAGTCCCCAGAGTAATGCAGATGCAATTATCAAAACCTTTTGCCGCCCCGAATTTGTATTCAGCCAGAG
This window harbors:
- a CDS encoding ROK family protein, whose amino-acid sequence is MKNKFNIGADIGGSNIKYGIVSSSGRIMTCGIIPSGKASGKKGVLRNLRKGIDSLLVSAKQSKLNINSIGIGVPGTVDLPKGKIVGIPPNLPFLADFYLRKYLKGFYHHPVYIDNDANVMALAEYKFGAAKGFDNCICITLGTGIGSGIILKGKLFRGSSFVGPEFGHTTICYDGVRCHCGNYGCVEMYASEPAMIKRAKELLKKNSASILYQLTQDNLNRLKAKDLFLAERLKDKVSQKVIQETAYYLGTALSSAVNLINPEIVVVGGGVALSAGRNFFKMIEKEIKTRAFPSATKNLKIVKAKLGNNAGFIGASRLGEELGAKRMSF
- the lysS gene encoding lysine--tRNA ligase, which codes for MSEQSKPEQDLSQLLLHRREKLKALQEKKINPYPYVFKRTYTSKEIYDIFEKLEAEATLVSVCGRIISLRSHGKSAFFHILDGDGKIQVYLKSDEVGEEKYKLFELFDIGDFIGVTGKVFKTRTGEKTVRAENFQLLSKSLHPLPEKWHGLQDKELRYRQRYLDLIANPEVKDTFIQRTKILSSIRKFLDDQGFLEVETPVLQPVYGGAFARPFITHHNALGIDLYLRIADELYLKRLIIGGLEKVYEVCKDFRNEGMDKNHNPEFTMLELYQAYADYNDIMELCEKLFNFISSELFQTNKIKFQNEEIDLMPPWRRISFWESIEKYTGVDLSGEEEKKVREFAQELGIKSDSSIRIGKVIESIFEQKVQPNLIQPTFILDYPVEMSPFAKKHRQKEGLTERFEGFIAGAELMNAFSELNDPLDQRERFEQQAKFKQMGDEEAQDLDEDFLKAMEYGMPPTGGLGIGIDRLVMLFTNSTSIRDVIFFPQMKPEVRGVNE